In Vespa crabro chromosome 5, iyVesCrab1.2, whole genome shotgun sequence, a single window of DNA contains:
- the LOC124424468 gene encoding solute carrier organic anion transporter family member 74D — translation MKNSKNSSNNSGHEKNGPESLKLLRVPNTPPTTPTTPTTPTRGLEDVFRELPITDDTSCGIWCLRGPTLQRFANKKAYVFLYGILGCIFSASYAYFNGTITTIEKRFKIPSKTTGLITVGNDISQLFVSVVLSYYAGRGHRPRWIAFGIYTVVLFCCLTMLPHFLYGPGEDALMLTKEYGGKFQNPDNNTITNLIPDKYRKFLCLGKDGRGQECEDTDNNFAPQVLLFIAQLVSGVGGSLYYTLGVSYMDDNIQKSKTPALISFSYFLRMLGPAIGYGLASFALKFYISPTLTPTITTQDPRWLGAWWLGWIILAFLLFVFACIIALFPKTLPRAAARKVLALERNKSAASIKGNDQEPELPASLSDMLRTFKRLLTNTTLMCNNLATVFYFMGYMPYWIFMPKYIETQYKQSASVSSLITGTVGLISSAFGILLSGLIISKYKPKARYLAAWNVMVGAISIMGIISYAFLGCSANDDQMAIQSNGVLKTQLPCNELCHCDYVTYNPVCSEHGQTFISACHAGCRSMKLYGDGSKVYTDCSCVKSKFSHVLTHFIMANNTSSFTTEITTEMTEAESMPTLGTAIPGACPVDCMSKFHIFLAVMCLLKFSGGTGRASNFLVSVRCVDEKDKTVAMGFSLTIMSLFAFIPSPILFGFILDKTCLVWGKTYTGTGNCWLYNGEALRYLLNFTAASFVIIGTLFDIGVWYYVKDVKIFDEEIELEDITEEPGDTL, via the exons atgaAGAATTCAAAAAACTCGAGTAATAACTCGGGCCACGAAAAAAATGGGCCCGAGAGTTTGAAACTCTTGAGGGTGCCCAATACCCCACCAACCACCCCAACGACACCCACAACACCAACCAGAGGCCTAGAAGATGTTTTTAGGGAATTACCTATCACGGATGATACCTCATGTGGTATATGGTGTCTTCGTGGACCAACCCTACAGAGGTTTGCCAATAAAAAGGCATACGTTTTCCTTTATGGCATCCTCGGTTGTATATTTTCGGCCAGTTACGCGTATTTTAACGGCACAATCACCACCATCGAAAAAAGGTTCAAAATACCCTCAAAGACTACCG GTCTTATCACCGTAGGTAACGATATTTCTCAGCTGTTCGTCTCGGTGGTATTGTCTTATTACGCTGGAAGGGGTCACAGGCCACGATGGATCGCATTCGGAATTTATACC GTtgtattattttgttgtttgACAATGTTACCACATTTTCTTTATGGACCGGGCGAGGATGCACTGATGTTGACGAAAGAGTATGGcggaaaatttcaaaatccGGACAACAACACGATCACCAATTTGATCCCcgataaatatcgaaaatttttgtGTTTGGGCAAAGATGGCCGTGGGCAAGAGTGCGAggataccgataataattttgCTCCTCAAGTGTTGCTCTTTATTGCCCAATTAGTTTCGGGTGTTGGTGGATCGCTTTATTACACTTTAGGTGTTTCTTATATGGATGACAATATACAAAAATCGAAAACTCCTGCGCTCATaagtttttcatattttttgagAATGTTAGGTCCAGCGATAGGTTACGGTCTGGCATCTTTTGCCTTGAAATTCTACATCAGTCCGACCTTGACACCGACCATTACGACTCAGGATCCAAG GTGGCTTGGCGCATGGTGGTTAGGTTGGATAATTTTGGCCTTTTTGCTCTTCGTATTTGCATGCATTATCGCTCTCTTCCCAAAAACTCTACCAAGAGCAGCGGCTCGGAAAGTGTTAGccttagaaagaaataaatcggcTGCTAGTATCAAGGGAAACGATCAAGAACCTGAACTTCCTGCTTCCTTGTCAGACATGTTAAGAACGTTCAAACGTTTACTGACTAATACGACCTTGATGTGCAATAATCTAGCTacggttttttattttatgggTTATATGCCATATTGGATTTTTATGCCGAAATATATCGAAACTCAGTACAAACAATCAGCATCAGTTTCTTCGTTGATCACCGGTACTGTTGGTCTAATTTCTAGTGCTTttggaattttattatctGGCTTAATAATCTCCAAATATAAGCCAAAAGCTAGATATTTAGCAGCATGGAACGTTATGGTTGGTGCCATATCCATCATGGGAATAATTTCTTATGCCTTTTTGGGATGTTCTGCAAACGACGATCAAATGGCTATTCAATCGAACGGAGTACTGAAAACCCAATTACCTTGCAACGAGCTTTGCCATTGTGACTACGTTACGTATAATCCAGTCTGCTCAGAACATGGTCAAACATTCATTTCAGCCTGTCACGCCGGTTGTAGGAGCATGAag cTTTACGGAGACGGTAGCAAAGTCTATACCGACTGTAGTTGCGTGAAATCAAAATTTTCTCACGTTTTAACGCATTTCATTATGGCGAACAACACTTCAAGCTTTACAACCGAGATAACCACAGAGATGACGGAAGCCGAGTCGATGCCAACTTTAGGTACAGCGATACCCGGGGCCTGTCCTGTCGATTGCATGagtaaatttcatatattcctCGCGGTTATGTGTCTACTCAAGTTTAGTGGTGGTACCGGAAGGGCATCGAACTTTCTTGTTTCCGTAAGATGCGTTgacgaaaaagataaaacagtAGCTATGGGTTTTAGCTTGACTATTATGAGTTTATTCGCCTTTATACCGTCACCTATTTTATTTGGATTCATTTTAG acAAAACTTGCCTCGTATGGGGTAAGACGTATACAGGAACTGGAAATTGTTGGCTCTACAATGGCGAGGCTCTTAGATACTTGCTGAACTTCACCGCGGCGA gtTTCGTAATCATCGGAACATTGTTCGATATTGGTGTCTGGTATTACGTGAAAGATGTAAAAATCTTCGACGAAGAAATCGAATTAGAGGATATCACGGAGGAGCCAGGTGATACACTTTGA
- the LOC124424467 gene encoding solute carrier organic anion transporter family member 2A1-like, whose translation MTIHLQEVVRSEVEGGLSGPANPIPSQSIDCGCRQLPCPKLAKFATRRTFVGLICWIGLLQAASSAYFNIIGSTIARRFQFDPYLIDWILVISELTPFLFGLIIAYWGDKIHRASWIGALVLLQCAGYMILIIPHLTHKIRVIEETSNVTHMSLYADDSPDLCSTSASKVIVEEDDTCYFTLAILILIQILIGMANIAYYALGISYLDDNTKKQHVAGFLGIIIAVKIIGILLGYILAWGCLRIDAENLKVIESYQEQIGAWWLGFPILAIAMTIPGLFLSWFPRRLPSEVVEQAAASILDRAGTLTLRRLKSIDHKIGTPNFTAMVGRLISNKLLICNILASAFCATALLNFMTHENIILESKYHIPRPTGMLLGFGDPFHSRLISTILKPILIGLIIIISGLVLSKVKPRATFIAGYNFIMTVLATITIFALVFAYCDTLPIVGMNKGSINLLKYCNKDCRCSRDSDFRPTCDTRGMFTFYTPCHAGCTSINYIDNIKFYSDCSCVEDMTGQGNLDAKDGPCGSSNCQIGWLAFEFGTLLCYALIASTFVGDLLINLRSVYKQDKASSIGFWMMWVALFVNVQGKILYQVIANMTCIHWGNKRSICHLHDSKKLGNYMLYLTTLLLVICILFKILVWIFCRNLMIYNKSINENEEDTAQELMPIQQPTTNSNQNEPKSDDNGIFTCPVSPMTTEREVLQVTVKPKTKEEEDDEESRRPLIYGPLGPGNQRKTNNEIPVQQDLPRKQKNRNLETDDELDSSSDESKKNSSPKIAYKPLELDSDIESDLGNTAARSRKHVLNKDYDIFTERSSSSLSSKRREFPNPDDYGDPRSIRNVSTKDHKAYEDGSSKTSSFEYSKAFKKGDFNEIGIPIVEYHPQSSGNSAGKDSPFLKDVKSLINKYEQNSSQERLEDDRVSIKSAGKTGIPLVAMTQPRLSSGQASSGFGSLRESSSDPRGTPSPKNSSIKGSKGALCTDL comes from the exons ATGACTATACATCTTCAAGAAGTGGTAAGATCAGAAGTGGAAGGTGGTTTGTCAGGGCCAGCTAATCCAATACCCAGCCAATCGATTGATTGTGGATGTAGACAATTACCATGTCCAAAATTAGCAAAATTTGCAACGAGACGTACGTTCGTTGGATTGATATGTTGGATCGGTCTTCTTCAAGCAGCTTCATCggcatattttaatattattggttCTACGATAGCAAGAAGATTTCAATTTGATCCTTACTTGATAG ATTGGATATTGGTAATTTCGGAATTaacaccttttctttttggtctGATCATTGCATATTGGGGTGACAAAATTCATAGAGCATCGTGGATTGGTGCTTTGGTATTATTGCAATGTGCTGGTTatatgatattgataataccACATCTAACTCATAAAATAAGAGTTATCGAGGAAACGTCGAATGTCACGCATATGTCTCTATACGCAG ACGATAGTCCAGATTTATGTTCGACCAGTGCATCCAAGGTAATAGTGGAAGAGGATGACACGTGTTACTTCACTCTagcaattttaattttgatacaaattttaattggCATGGCTAATATAGCCTATTATGCACTTGGCATATCTTATCTCGATGATAATACCAAGAAACAGCATGTGGCTGGATTTTTGGGTATTATAATCGCAGTAAAGATTATCGGTATTCTTTTGGGATACATCCTCGCTTGGGGTTGTCTTCg GATAGACGCGGAGAATTTGAAAGTTATAGAATCTTATCAAGAACAAATAGGTGCTTGGTGGCTTGGTTTTCCCATACTCGCTATAGCCATGACAATACCTGGTTTATTTCTCTCATGGTTTCCTAGAAGATTACCTTCTGag GTAGTAGAACAGGCAGCAGCTTCGATACTCGATCGTGCGGGTACATTAACTCTTCGTCGTCTAAAATCAATCGATCATAAAATTGGTACTCCAAACTTTACTGCGATGGTCGGAAGGTTGATCTCAAACAAATTATTGATATGTAATATTCTCGCTTCGGCCTTTTGTGCTACTGCTCTCTTGAACTTCATGACACACGAGAATATCATTTTGGAATCTAAATATCATATACCAAGACCTACAGGAATGTTACTCGGATTTGGGGATCCCTTTCATTCAAGATTAATCTCGACTATTTTGAAACCAATTTTGATTGGATTGATCATAATTATATCTGGATTGGTATTGTCCAAAGTTAAACCACGAGCAACATTTATAGCTGgttataactttattatgaCAGTTTTAGCAACTATTACAATATTTGCTTTGGTATTTGCATATTGTGATACGCTACCAATTGTTGGGATGAATAAAGGatc AATCAATTTGTTGAAATACTGCAACAAGGATTGCCGTTGTTCGAGGGATTCCGATTTTCGACCAACCTGCGATACCAGAGGCATGTTCACTTTTTATACGCCTTGTCACGCAGGTTGTACCTCTATAAACTATATAGACAATATCAAGTTCTACAGTGATTGCAGTTGCGTCGAAGATATGACGGGACAAGGAAATCTAGATGCTAAGGACGGTCCATGTGGTTCCTCTAATTGTCAAATCGGATGGCTAGCCTTTGAA TTTGGTACTTTGCTTTGCTACGCTTTGATCGCTTCCACTTTCGTTGGTGATCTATTGATCAATCTCAGATCAGTCTATAAACAGGACAAAGCGAGTAGTATAGGATTTTGGATGATGTGGGTTGCACTTTTCGTCAATGTACAGGGCAAGATTCTTTATCAAGTGATTGCAAACATGACGTGTATACATTGGGGTAATAAAAGGAGTATATGCCATCTTCACGACAGTAAAAAACTTGGAAATTATATGTTATACTTGACGACCTTGCTATTAGTTATCTGCATTCTTTTTAAGATTTTGGTATGGATTTTCTGtagaaatttaatgatatataataaatcgattaatGAAAACGAGGAGGATACGGCCCAGGAATTAATGCCAATACAACAACCTACGACGAATTCGAATCAAAATGAGCCTAAATCTGATGACAATG GTATCTTTACATGTCCAGTAAGTCCCATGACTACAGAAAGAGAAGTATTACAAGTTACAGTTAaaccaaaaacaaaagaagaagaagatgatgaggAATCGAGACGTCCTTTGATATACGGTCCTTTGGGTCCAGGAAATCAACGAAAGACCAATAACGAAATACCAGTTCAACAGGATCTTCctaggaaacaaaaaaatcgaaatctCGAAACGGACGACGAACTCGATAGTTCCAGCgatgaaagtaagaaaaattctaGCCCGAAGATCGCATACAAACCATTGGAATTAGATTCGGACATTGAAAGCGATCTTGGAAATACAGCAGCGAGATCACGAAAGCACGTtcttaataaagattatgataTATTCACGGAGAGATCGAGTTCGTCGTTGAGTTCGAAAAGACGAGAATTTCCGAATCCAGACGATTATGGAGATCCAAGATCAATAAGGAACGTTTCTACGAAGGATCATAAAGCATATGAGGATGGATCATCTAAAACAAGTAGCTTTGAGTATTCCAAGGCATTCAAAAAAGGAGACTTTAATGAAATTGGTATACCAATAGTCGAATATCATCCTCAAAGCTCTGGCAACTCGGCTGGAAAAGATTCTCCATTTTTGAAAGATGTTAAAtcgttgataaataaatacgaacaAAATTCGAGCCAAGAAAGATTGGAGGATGATCGAGTATCTATTAAATCGGCTGGTAAGACTGGTATTCCTCTCGTTGCTATGACTCAACCTAGACTCTCTTCTGGACAAGCCTCCTCAGGATTTGGCAGCTTGAGGGAAAGCTCTTCCGATCCTCGAGGAACTCCCAGTCCAAAGAACTCTTCTATCAAGGGTAGCAAAGGGGCACTCTGTACCGATTTGTGA